A stretch of the Bacteroidales bacterium genome encodes the following:
- a CDS encoding TonB-dependent receptor, which translates to MRKIQVVMITALLSGTSLSGFAQEPDKNKEAEKERIERQQNLNREMTLEREYDPIVQDAAKVNTLPVVREMNISKRPIVYSDYAVPTLPDKEMNILPAGMLMTDVAHSKRNGYLHFAGGMFMNFNGDFGYHLLNTDRDKLGVYFSHRSTNGNVKFSEDSIAKRKAKLNDNFGGLDFRHRFNVNAATLSLGGSFGYSAFNYYGVPTHTFVAPVAENDSATSQGNRYINVYAGVASGRESSPGYYIGIDYKNFNQKYSLSKGYNGVTENNIGLHIGLNSPVNNGQRFGVDFKMNMLIYTEPGISDVKIDSAAFDNRYEATLSPYYRLENDKMKLLLGLNLMIVSQDETDIFVSPNIALDVPIANWSLFYVNLGGGIESNTMYELSRLNRYINPAFTPDVSKTWADLKLGVRSNAAAGLWFDIFAGYKYTESDVFYNPSSYGWIDKGFNNVSMAFQPASQRLHAGATLKYDYQHIFDFYLKGVYNHYNLKYLDTWKNAYGTMGLDKDDDMEAYGRPTFTVDAGLNIRPVKPLTLSVDYSMASGMYAYLDKENVKMSTINDLRFRASWKFNDMFSVYAQFNNLLFGKHEMYYGYPMQPFSAMVGFSVTF; encoded by the coding sequence ATGCGTAAGATACAAGTGGTGATGATTACAGCTCTTTTGTCGGGCACGAGCCTGTCGGGTTTTGCACAGGAGCCGGATAAAAATAAAGAAGCTGAGAAGGAAAGAATAGAGCGGCAACAAAATCTTAACCGTGAGATGACTCTGGAGCGTGAATATGATCCGATTGTACAGGATGCCGCAAAAGTAAATACGCTTCCTGTTGTTCGTGAGATGAATATATCAAAACGTCCGATCGTATATTCGGATTATGCGGTGCCAACATTGCCCGATAAGGAAATGAACATATTACCTGCCGGTATGCTGATGACGGATGTTGCGCATAGTAAACGTAACGGTTATCTGCATTTTGCCGGAGGAATGTTTATGAACTTCAATGGAGATTTTGGTTATCATCTGCTGAATACCGACCGTGATAAGCTGGGTGTGTATTTTTCACATCGTTCTACGAACGGAAATGTCAAATTTTCGGAGGATAGTATTGCAAAACGTAAGGCAAAATTGAATGATAATTTCGGCGGACTTGATTTCAGGCATCGTTTTAATGTTAATGCAGCGACCTTGTCATTAGGAGGTAGTTTCGGCTATTCGGCATTTAACTATTATGGTGTACCGACCCATACGTTTGTTGCACCTGTTGCAGAAAATGATTCCGCAACGAGTCAGGGAAACCGGTATATAAACGTGTATGCAGGTGTTGCTTCCGGCAGGGAATCTTCACCGGGATATTATATTGGTATTGATTACAAGAATTTTAATCAGAAATATTCATTGAGCAAGGGTTATAACGGGGTGACGGAAAATAATATCGGCCTGCATATAGGGTTGAATTCTCCGGTCAATAACGGCCAACGTTTTGGTGTTGACTTTAAGATGAATATGTTGATTTATACGGAACCGGGAATAAGCGATGTGAAAATAGACAGTGCGGCTTTTGATAATCGTTATGAGGCAACTCTTAGTCCTTATTATCGTTTGGAAAATGATAAAATGAAATTACTGTTGGGTCTGAATTTGATGATTGTTTCCCAGGATGAAACGGATATTTTCGTTTCTCCGAATATAGCACTGGATGTTCCGATCGCAAACTGGAGCTTGTTTTATGTTAACCTTGGCGGGGGAATTGAATCGAATACGATGTATGAATTATCGCGCCTAAACCGTTATATCAATCCTGCATTTACACCGGATGTTTCTAAAACATGGGCGGATTTAAAACTTGGAGTGCGTAGTAATGCCGCTGCAGGCCTTTGGTTTGACATATTTGCCGGATATAAATATACCGAATCGGATGTTTTTTATAATCCTTCGTCTTATGGTTGGATAGATAAGGGGTTTAATAATGTGAGCATGGCTTTTCAACCTGCTTCGCAACGTCTGCATGCAGGCGCTACTTTGAAATATGATTATCAGCATATATTTGATTTTTATCTGAAGGGAGTTTATAATCATTATAACTTAAAATATCTTGATACCTGGAAAAATGCTTACGGTACAATGGGATTGGATAAAGATGATGATATGGAAGCATACGGCAGACCGACATTCACTGTCGATGCAGGTTTAAATATTCGTCCGGTCAAACCGCTTACTTTAAGTGTTGATTATAGCATGGCATCAGGGATGTATGCCTATCTGGATAAAGAAAATGTGAAAATGAGCACAATAAACGATTTACGGTTCCGGGCGTCCTGGAAGTTTAATGATATGTTCAGTGTATATGCACAATTCAACAATTTATTATTCGGGAAGCATGAAATGTATTATGGTTATCCGATGCAACCGTTTAGTGCAATGGTAGGTTTTAGTGTGACATTTTGA